AGACCGTGCGGCTCGGCGACCCGTTCGCCCCCGGCACCGACCTCGGCCCCCTCATCTCGCACGCCCAGCGCGACCGGGTCGCCGGCTTCGTGGACCGCGCCCGCGCCTACGCCCGCGTGGTGACCGGCGGCGAGGCCCCCGGCGGCGACCTGGCGAAGGGCGCCTACTACCGGCCCACCCTGATCGCCGACGCCCCGCAGGACAGCGAGATCGTCCAGTCCGAGATCTTCGGCCCGGTCCTGGTCGTCCTGCCCTTCGACAGCGACGACGAGGGCATCCGGCTGGCCAACGACACCCCCTACGGCCTCGCCGCCTCCGCCTGGAGCGGCAGCGTCTACCGGGCCAACCGCGCCACCCGCGACATCAAGGCGGGCTGCGTCTGGATCAACGATCACATCCCGATCATCAGCGAGATGCCGCACGGAGGCTACAAGGCGTCCGGCTTCGGCAAGGACATGTCGGTGTACTCCTTCGAGGAGTACACGCAGGTCAAGCACGTAATGTTCGACAATACGGCGGTGGCCCGCAAGGACTGGCACCGCACGATCTTCGGCGACCGGTAGGAGCCGCCGCCCCCTCGGCCGCGGAACCTCCCCCACCCGCGGCCCGCTCCTCCCCGGGTACCCCTCCCCTCCGAAAGGCCACCACGCGCATGGAGAGTTACGAGCCCGACCGCCTGACAGCGGTCGAACTGGCCGCCATACGCCGTAGTTTCCGCAGCGGCAGGGCCGCGCTGACCCGCCGTTCGCTGCTGCGCGCCTCCGTCGGGGGCGCGCTCGCGATCGGCGGACTCGGGACCCTGAGCGCCTGCGGCATCCCCGCCGCGACCAAGGACCAGGGCGGCGTCTCCGCCGACGACCACTCGGCCGACGAGAAGGTCGTCAACTTCTCCAACTGGCCCGAATACATCGACGTGGACGGCAAGGGCAAGCGCCACCCCACGCTCGACGCGTTCGCCAAGCGGTCCGGCATCCAGGTCAAGTACACCGAGGACATCAACGACAACGACGAGTTCTTCGGCAAGGTCCAGCCGGAGCTCGCCGCCGGCCAGGACACCGGCCGCGACCTCATCGTGCTCACCGACTGGCTCGCCGCCCGCATGATCCGGCTCGGGTACGTCCAGAAACTCGACGCGGCCAACCTGCCGCACGCCTTCGCCAACCTGTCGGACCAGTTCCGCGACCCCGACTGGGACCCCGGCCGCGCCTACTCCTACCCCTGGCAGGGCATCTCCACCGTCGTCGCCTTCAACAAGAAGGCGCTCGGCGGCATCGAGGTGAAGTCGGTCTCCGACCTGCTCGACAACCCCAGGCTCAAGGGCCGAGTCGGCATGCTGACCGAGATGCGCGACACCATCGGCATGGTCCTGCTCGACATGGGCAAGGACCCGGCCAAGTTCACCGACGACGACTACGACGCGGCCATCGCCCGCGTCCAGAAGGCCGTCGACAAGGGCCAGATCCGCCGCTTCACCGGCAACGACTACACGTCCGACCTGGCCAAGGGCGACATCGCCGCCTGTGTCGCCTGGGGCGGCGACATCGTCCAGCTCCAGGCGGACAACCCGGACGTCGACTACGTCATCCCGGACAGCGGCTACATGACGTCGACCGACAACCTGATGGTCCCGAACAAGGCGCGCCACAAGACGAACGCCGAGCGGCTCATCGACTACTACTACGAGCCCGGGCCCGCCGCCGAACTCGCCGCCTACGTCAACTACGTGAGCCCCGTCGCGGGAGTGGTTCCCTATCTCTCCAGGATCGACAAGTCGGCCGCGAGCAATCCGCTGATCGTGCCCGACAAGGCGATGCAGGCGAAGTCCCATGCCTTCCGCGCCCTCACGCAGAAGGAAGAGACCGCCTACCAGCAGAAGTTCTCGAAGCTCACAGGGGCGTGACGACCACGATGACGACAGACAACAGCGGCGACGTCCGCCTCTCCGGTATCGGCAAGACCTACGGCGCCTTCACCGCCGTACACCCGCTGGACCTGACCGTTCCCCAGGGTTCCTTCTTCGCCCTGCTCGGCGCGTCCGGCTGCGGCAAGACCACCACCCTGCGCATGATCGCGGGCCTGGAGCAGCCGACGAGCGGCACCGTGCACCTCGGCGACCAGGACGTCACCCACCTGCCGCCGTACAAGCGGCCGGTCAACACGGTCTTCCAGTCCTACGCGCTCTTCCCGCACCTCGACATCTTCGAGAACGTCGCCTTCGGGCTGCGCCGGCGCGGCATCAAGAGCGTCAAGAAGCAGGTGGAGGAGATGCTGGAGCTGGTCCAGCTCGGCGAGCAGGCGCGCAAGAAGCCGCACCAGCTCTCCGGCGGCCAGCAGCAGCGCGTCGCCGTCGCCCGCGCGCTGATCAACCACCCCAAGGTGCTGCTGCTGGACGAGCCGCTCGGCGCCCTCGACCTGAAGCTGCGCCGCCAGATGCAGCTGGAGCTCAAGCGCATCCAGACCGAGGTCGGCATCACCTTCATCCATGTCACGCACGACCAGGAGGAGGCCATGACCATGGCCGACACGGTCGCGGTGATGAACGGCGGCCGCGTCGAGCAGCTGGGCGCGCCCACCGACCTGTACGAGAACCCGAAGACCACCTTCGTCGCCAACTTCCTCGGCACCTCCAACCTGATCGAGGCCGAGGTCGACACCAAGGACGGCGAGGACGTCGTGGTCAAGGCCGGCGGCGGCAAGCTGGTGCTGCCCGCCGCGCGGTGCAGCGCGCCCGCCCCGGCCGGCGGCAAGGTGCTGGTCGGCATCCGCCCCGAGAAGATCGCGCTCGCCCACGCCGACGACGCGGGCGCCGTCCCCGAGGGTCGCAACCGCCTCACCGGGAAGATCGCCGACGCCAGTTTCATCGGCGTCTCCACCCAGTACGTCATCGACAGCCCGGCCTGCGCCGGACTCTCGGTCTACGTCCAGAACGTCGAGCGGGACGCCCGGCTGGTCCCCGGCGCGGACGTCGTCCTGCACTGGAGCCCCGCGCACACCTTCGGCCTCGACGCGACCCAGGCCATCGACGCGGGCACCGAGGAAGAGGTCGCCGCCTGATGCCGACGCTCACCGAGGCGCCCCCGCCGCTCGCCCCCGCCGCACCGGAGGCCAAGGCCCCCCGCAAACGCGGCCGGTTCACGCCGTACTGGCTGCTGCTGCCCGGCATCCTGTGGCTGATCGTCTTCTTCGCGCTGCCCCTGGTCTACCAGGCCTCCACGTCCGTGCAGACGGGCTCCCTGGAGGAGGGCTACAAGGTCACCTGGCACGTCGCGACCTACTGGGACGCCCTGTCCGAGTACTGGCCGCAGTTCCTGCGCTCCCTGTGCTACGCGGCCGGCGCCACCGTGCTCTGCCTGCTGCTCGGCTACCCGCTGGCCTATCTGATCGCGTTCCGCGCGGGCCGCTGGCGCAACCTGATCATGATCCTGGTGATCGCGCCGTTCTTCACCAGCTTCCTGATCCGCACCCTGGCCTGGAAGACGATCCTCGCGGACAACGGCCCGATCGTGCACGCGCTGAACTCGCTGCACGTCCTGGACCTCACCAACTGGCTCGGCTGGACGGCCGGCGACCGGGTGCTGGCCACCCCGCTCGCGGTGGTGTGCGGACTGACGTACAACTTCCTGCCGTTCATGATCCTGCCGCTGTACACCTCGCTGGAGCGGATCGACGGGCGGCTGCACGAGGCGGCCGGCGACCTGTACGCCAAGCCGTGGACCACCTTCCGCAAGGTGACCTTCCCGCTGTCGATGCCGGGCGTGGTCTCCGGCACGCTGCTCACGTTCATCCCGGCGGCCGGTGACTACGTCAACTCCGAACTCCTCGGCTCCACCGACACCCGCATGATCGGCAATGTGATCCAGACGCAGTTCCTGCGCATCCTGGACTATCCGACGGCCGCGGCCCTCTCCTTCATCCTCATGGCCGCGATCCTGGCCATGGTGACCATCTACATCCGCCGGTCCGGGACGGAGGACCTGGTCTAAATGCCCGTCGTCAACTGGCTCAAGCGCCATCTCGTCGTCATCGCGGGACTGTTCACCCTCGCCTATCTGCTGCTGCCGAACGTCATCGTCACGGTGTTCTCCTTCAACAAACCGAAGGGGCGCTTCAACTACCAGTGGCAGCGGTTCTCCCTGGACGCCTGGAAACAGCCGTGCGGCGTCGCCGACATGTGCGGCTCGCTGTCCATCAGCCTCCAGATCGCCGTCTGGGCGACGCTCGGCGCCACCGTCCTCGGCACGATGATCGCCTTCGCGCTGGTCCGCTACCGCTTCCGCGCCCGCGGCGCCATCAACTCGCTGATCTTCCTGCCGATGGCGATGCCCGAGGTCGTCATGGCCGCCTCCCTGCTCACCCTCTTCCTCAACCTGGGTGCGCAGCTCGGCTTCTGGACGATCCTGATCGCGCACATCATGTTCTGTCTCAGCTTCGTCGTCACCGCGGTCAAGGCGCGTGTGATGTCGATGGACCCGCGCCTGGAGGAGGCCGCCCGGGACCTGTACGCCGGGCCCGTGCAGACCTTCCTGCGGGTCACCCTGCCGATCGCGGCACCCGGAATCGCCGCGGGCGCGCTGCTGTCCTTCGCGCTGTCCTTCGACGATTTCATCATCACCAATTTCAATGCCGGTTCGACCGTCACCTTCCCCATGTTCGTGTGGGGTTCGGCGCAGCGCGGAACGCCCGTGCAGATCAATGTGATCGGTACGGCGATGTTCCTCCTCGCGGTGCTGTTCGTTCTGGTATCGATGCTGATCACGAACCGCCGTAACCATCAGAAGGCGTAAGCCGAAAAGCGCACAGCTTTGTAGGGAGTTGAAATCATGGCCCCAAGCGCCATGAGTCGTGGCAAAGACAACTGGATCGCCTCTCTCTCGGAAGCCCAGCCGGTCCCGTACTGGCTGGAAGACCCTGGAAAGCCGCAGCCGGAGCCCGCCCTGACCGGCCCCGAGACCTGCGACCTGCTGGTCGTCGGCGGCGGGTACAGCGGACTGTGGACCGCGCTGTGCGCCAAGGAGCGCGACCCGCGCCGGGACGTCGTCCTGCTGGAAGGCCGCGAGGTGGGCTGGGCCGCCTCCGGCCGCAACGGCGGCTTCTGCGCCGCCTCCCTCACCCACGGCCTGCCCAACGGCCTGACCCGCTGGCCCGACGAGATCCACAGACTGGAGGAGCTGGGCCGGCGCAACCTCGACGAGATCGAGGCGGCCGTGGCCCGGTACGGCATCGACTGCGAGTTCGAGCGCACCGGCGAGATCGACGTGG
This Streptomyces misionensis DNA region includes the following protein-coding sequences:
- a CDS encoding polyamine ABC transporter substrate-binding protein, encoding MESYEPDRLTAVELAAIRRSFRSGRAALTRRSLLRASVGGALAIGGLGTLSACGIPAATKDQGGVSADDHSADEKVVNFSNWPEYIDVDGKGKRHPTLDAFAKRSGIQVKYTEDINDNDEFFGKVQPELAAGQDTGRDLIVLTDWLAARMIRLGYVQKLDAANLPHAFANLSDQFRDPDWDPGRAYSYPWQGISTVVAFNKKALGGIEVKSVSDLLDNPRLKGRVGMLTEMRDTIGMVLLDMGKDPAKFTDDDYDAAIARVQKAVDKGQIRRFTGNDYTSDLAKGDIAACVAWGGDIVQLQADNPDVDYVIPDSGYMTSTDNLMVPNKARHKTNAERLIDYYYEPGPAAELAAYVNYVSPVAGVVPYLSRIDKSAASNPLIVPDKAMQAKSHAFRALTQKEETAYQQKFSKLTGA
- a CDS encoding ABC transporter ATP-binding protein; this encodes MTTDNSGDVRLSGIGKTYGAFTAVHPLDLTVPQGSFFALLGASGCGKTTTLRMIAGLEQPTSGTVHLGDQDVTHLPPYKRPVNTVFQSYALFPHLDIFENVAFGLRRRGIKSVKKQVEEMLELVQLGEQARKKPHQLSGGQQQRVAVARALINHPKVLLLDEPLGALDLKLRRQMQLELKRIQTEVGITFIHVTHDQEEAMTMADTVAVMNGGRVEQLGAPTDLYENPKTTFVANFLGTSNLIEAEVDTKDGEDVVVKAGGGKLVLPAARCSAPAPAGGKVLVGIRPEKIALAHADDAGAVPEGRNRLTGKIADASFIGVSTQYVIDSPACAGLSVYVQNVERDARLVPGADVVLHWSPAHTFGLDATQAIDAGTEEEVAA
- a CDS encoding ABC transporter permease — protein: MPTLTEAPPPLAPAAPEAKAPRKRGRFTPYWLLLPGILWLIVFFALPLVYQASTSVQTGSLEEGYKVTWHVATYWDALSEYWPQFLRSLCYAAGATVLCLLLGYPLAYLIAFRAGRWRNLIMILVIAPFFTSFLIRTLAWKTILADNGPIVHALNSLHVLDLTNWLGWTAGDRVLATPLAVVCGLTYNFLPFMILPLYTSLERIDGRLHEAAGDLYAKPWTTFRKVTFPLSMPGVVSGTLLTFIPAAGDYVNSELLGSTDTRMIGNVIQTQFLRILDYPTAAALSFILMAAILAMVTIYIRRSGTEDLV
- a CDS encoding ABC transporter permease; the protein is MPVVNWLKRHLVVIAGLFTLAYLLLPNVIVTVFSFNKPKGRFNYQWQRFSLDAWKQPCGVADMCGSLSISLQIAVWATLGATVLGTMIAFALVRYRFRARGAINSLIFLPMAMPEVVMAASLLTLFLNLGAQLGFWTILIAHIMFCLSFVVTAVKARVMSMDPRLEEAARDLYAGPVQTFLRVTLPIAAPGIAAGALLSFALSFDDFIITNFNAGSTVTFPMFVWGSAQRGTPVQINVIGTAMFLLAVLFVLVSMLITNRRNHQKA